The region GCCCAGCAGTTCGCCTACCATGCCATGCACCTGCGAGCCGTTGAAGTCAATCGACTCCTTGCCCATCAGGATCATGTCGTAGCTGTTTTCCTTGGCAACGGCCGCAATCTGCTGCGCCACAAAGAAAGCATCTGTTGGTTTTGCGTTTACGCGGATGGCATCGTCAGCGCCTATGGCAAGTGCCTTGCGGATGTTTGGCTCGGCATCGGCCTCGCCTACGTTTAATACAGTTACGGTACCGCCCTTGGCCTCTTTGAGTTCAATGGCGCGGGTCAGGGCGTACTCATCCCAGGGGTTGATGACGAACTGCACACCGTTTTTGTCAAATTCCTTGTTATCAGCCGTAAAGTTTATCTTGGATGTGGTATCCGGTACGTTACTGATGCAAACTAATATTTTCATGGTTAGAAATGTTAGCTTATTAAATTTAGATTTGTGCGAAGTTAATTAAAATATAGCCAATTCGAAATGAACGAAAGCAGATTAGCCCAGCTCTTCAAGTTTCTGGAAGACGACCCGAACGACGCATTTACACTATACGCCATAGCCACCGAATATCGTAAGGAAAACCCGCAAAAAGCGCTGGAATACTACGAGAAGCTGCTGAACGAACACGAGAATTACGTGGGTACTTACTATCACGCTGCCAAACTATACGAGGAGCTGGGCCAAAACGATGTTGCCGAGCAAACTTATAAGAAAGGGATGCTGATCAGCCGCCGCGAGGGCAACATGCACGCTTTCTCGGAACTGCAGCAGGCCTACAACAAAATGATGGGCCTGGATTACGAGGATGATTAACCGGCTGCCAACCTCCCCGAACCGCATGTGTCAAAAATAGTATGCATGCAGCATATTTGCAAGTATACTTTATACTAGCCACAACGGTTACGTTTAAATTAGTAACAGCCGTTGTATGCTTTGGTTTGGGGAGGTTGCGAACGCAGCTTTAAGACGGGCAATTTGTGACCAGCAAAAGCTGTGAGAAGTATACTAACAAGAAGTAGCCGGGGCCAAACATCGGATTACTCGCCTACCAGCTCAAAAAAGCGCACCTTCGTTTTGCCTGGCACCAGCTTCACTCCCTGCGGTATCCCGGCATGCGACTCCTTCATGTGGTTTTTATACCACACCAGGTAACTTTCCTCTGCATCCCAGTAGGTCAGAAGCCAGATCTCGTTGGGGTTATCCTGCGGCACCATCACGTTCAGCTTTATAAAGCCGGGGGCATTGTCTACCAGGTGCGGGCGGTTGATAAAGGCTTCTCTTACTTCGGGGGCCATGTCGTTGGCAATGGTAAAGGTACTCGATGCTATAAACATATGGTATGATGTTGGCAAAGACTCTGTACTTGCCCCTGCTGTAGTTTACTGTTAGTTTTATACTTTTATATTTGGAGACACACTTTAAAGGTGGCCCCCTCGCCAGGCGTGCTGTCTACACTGATGCCGCCTCCAAGCGCCTCAGCCTGTATTTTGGTCAGGTACAGGCCAAGGCCTTTGGCGTCCCTGTTCTTGTGGAAGGTGCTGTAAAGGTGAAAGATCTTGTGTCCGAACCGCTCAAGGTTTATACCCAGGCCGTTATCGGAAACGGAAAGGCACACCTGCCCCTCCTCCTGCCAAGATTTGATGCGGATATGCGGCCGCCGCTCCGGCGACCTATACTTCAGCGCATTGGAAATAAGGTTATGGGCCATACTCTCCAGGTATATCTTGGGTGCTCTAACGGTGGTAACCTGCAGGTCCAGTTCTACCTGTGCGTTGGTTTCAAGCAGGATGGCCTGCAGGTTCTGTAGCTCCTTCTCCACCACCTCCGGCAG is a window of Pontibacter kalidii DNA encoding:
- a CDS encoding tetratricopeptide repeat protein, producing the protein MNESRLAQLFKFLEDDPNDAFTLYAIATEYRKENPQKALEYYEKLLNEHENYVGTYYHAAKLYEELGQNDVAEQTYKKGMLISRREGNMHAFSELQQAYNKMMGLDYEDD
- a CDS encoding antibiotic biosynthesis monooxygenase family protein, with translation MFIASSTFTIANDMAPEVREAFINRPHLVDNAPGFIKLNVMVPQDNPNEIWLLTYWDAEESYLVWYKNHMKESHAGIPQGVKLVPGKTKVRFFELVGE
- a CDS encoding electron transfer flavoprotein subunit beta/FixA family protein — translated: MKILVCISNVPDTTSKINFTADNKEFDKNGVQFVINPWDEYALTRAIELKEAKGGTVTVLNVGEADAEPNIRKALAIGADDAIRVNAKPTDAFFVAQQIAAVAKENSYDMILMGKESIDFNGSQVHGMVGELLGIPSVVPAFKLDMVDDSTARLEREIEGGKEVVEVKLPFVASAQQPMSEPRIPNMRGIMTARTKPLAVKEPVGAEAKAEYVNFSKPEKKSGVKMIDPENAGELITLLRNEAKVL